Proteins from a single region of Hydra vulgaris chromosome 12, alternate assembly HydraT2T_AEP:
- the LOC100204856 gene encoding tetraspanin-33, with product MAYDREELIGGQFRVSKKIKYTLLVFSMFFWLVGGLFMAVGGYSISQKQGYEELSDFATDPGVILAVLGCFIFFVSTFGVLGSLRENLCLLKTYKIFLIVIFCFEVFCGIIAFAFWPEVKKMVDYNLQVAIKKYTVNSDLRNMIDKFQREIGCCGSLTIDDWDSNPYFSCENLESYRSCGVPWSCCLRKFQNNRQCGYGVRNERVHLKLSNEIYQIGCLDAGFQFFKAHLLLTAGLAIGFTLPLFIGIFLSHMLGRQLLRFKPQKQ from the coding sequence atggcTTATGATCGAGAAGAGTTGATTGGTGGCCAATTCAGAGTGTCTAAGAAGATTAAGTATACTCTCCTTGTGTTTTCCATGTTTTTTTGGTTAGTTGGTGGTCTTTTTATGGCAGTAGGTGGTTATTCAATCTCTCAAAAGCAAGGCTATGAGGAATTATCCGACTTTGCCACAGATCCTGGTGTTATACTAGCAGTATTgggctgttttattttttttgtatcaacaTTTGGCGTTCTTGGTTCTCTTCGTGAAAatctttgtttattaaaaacttacaaaatatttttgattgtaATATTCTGTTTTGAAGTATTTTGCGGTATTATCGCATTTGCTTTTTGGcctgaagttaaaaaaatggttgacTACAATTTACAGGTTGCTATTAAGAAATACACTGTTAATTCTGATTTACGCAATATGATTGACAAATTTCAAAGAGAAATAGGTTGTTGTGGAAGTTTAACAATTGATGATTGGGACAGCAATCCTTACTTTAGCTGTGAAAACCTTGAGAGTTATCGCTCTTGTGGTGTTCCCTGGTCATGTTGTCTTCGcaaatttcaaaacaatcgTCAGTGTGGCTACGGAGTCAGAAACGAGCGTGTTCATTTAAAGTTGTCTAATGAAATTTATCAAATCGGTTGTTTAGATGCTGGGTTTCAGTTTTTCAAAGCTCATTTACTTTTGACAGCTGGTCTTGCAATTGGTTTTACTCTTCCTCTATTTATTGGAATCTTTCTAAGTCACATGCTTGGTCGTCAGCTACTGAGGTTTAAACCTCAAAAACAGTAA